Proteins from one Burkholderiaceae bacterium DAT-1 genomic window:
- a CDS encoding ComEC/Rec2 family competence protein — MRMAVGAFVGGVCVLQCMPLLPPLLACTVMILVAAAVRMRWQTIGSVMLAGAIGLSWAAWRADVRLRNQVLDPAFENQLIQVAGCVDGLVQADAGRVSLRFRIVPSVAGLPERIGLHGKLRAGQAIGAGECWRLPIRMQSLRTHLNPGSFDSDAWLISEGVGAEGTLAEGDWQRIRQVGWGFVAKISQARAHVSSHIRATLAELPYAGVVAALVVGDTSGISSEQWDRFRRTGLTHLVSISGLHVTLVAGLLGKLAGAIWKRTPGAARRVQYGTVDAIAGVCAALVYSVLAGWSVATQRTFFMLLAIAVATCTRRMLAPSVTWCFALGLTVCFDPWAVLSPGFWLSFLLVGWLMYGGVGGTQFTLEGKLRAWVSGQLIATFASLPLLVFLFGQFPLTSLPANAIAIPVVGSVATPLALIGMLDPSGVLLHLSHLLIQIAFDLADVMAPPSTVVMLAQPTGWTLALALLGLFALLSPLDGSIRLLGAVCMLPVMFPRVPDIQGEECIAHVLDVSPGWAVVLQTSDRTTVVAGGNPIQSARALTPALRAIGVKHIDELMVDSASQPLKQVIDAEHMWLLRLPDWLEEHEPCAPRSWRKDQSLQSVLFGEMKDEQSISMCALVWRSASAMLLLVPPGSQFSMPVDSNTVQIGEGTPSLLGQPDWLITLNDSVPRSGRQLNPTVSGAITLRLKQGTWQVSTLRQSSKRYWRRVGETNTYTMSR; from the coding sequence ATGCGAATGGCTGTGGGTGCCTTTGTAGGTGGCGTATGCGTGCTGCAGTGCATGCCGTTGTTGCCGCCGCTGCTGGCCTGTACCGTGATGATATTGGTCGCAGCCGCTGTTCGTATGAGATGGCAAACGATTGGTAGTGTCATGCTGGCCGGTGCAATCGGTTTGAGCTGGGCCGCATGGCGTGCTGATGTCCGCTTGCGTAATCAGGTGCTCGATCCCGCCTTTGAAAATCAGCTTATTCAAGTGGCAGGGTGTGTGGATGGTCTGGTGCAAGCAGATGCTGGTCGCGTGAGCCTACGCTTTCGCATTGTGCCGTCGGTGGCAGGATTGCCCGAGCGTATCGGACTGCATGGCAAGTTGCGGGCGGGGCAGGCGATCGGAGCAGGGGAATGCTGGCGACTGCCGATACGCATGCAATCCCTGCGCACGCATCTCAATCCGGGTAGTTTTGACAGTGATGCTTGGTTAATCAGTGAGGGTGTGGGGGCTGAAGGCACGCTGGCCGAGGGAGATTGGCAGCGCATTCGGCAAGTAGGGTGGGGATTCGTCGCGAAGATCAGTCAGGCGCGCGCACATGTCTCGTCGCATATACGGGCAACTCTGGCCGAGCTCCCTTATGCTGGCGTGGTTGCGGCGCTGGTGGTGGGTGATACTTCGGGGATTTCATCCGAACAATGGGATCGTTTTCGCCGTACAGGGCTGACACATCTTGTTTCCATCTCAGGTTTGCATGTCACGCTGGTTGCCGGCCTTCTGGGCAAGCTGGCAGGCGCAATCTGGAAACGCACGCCAGGGGCTGCCCGGCGAGTCCAGTATGGCACTGTTGATGCAATTGCTGGCGTCTGCGCTGCCTTAGTCTACAGCGTGCTGGCGGGATGGTCTGTGGCAACGCAGCGGACATTCTTCATGTTGCTGGCAATAGCGGTCGCGACGTGTACCCGACGCATGCTTGCACCATCGGTCACGTGGTGCTTTGCCTTGGGACTAACCGTGTGCTTCGATCCGTGGGCGGTGCTTTCACCGGGATTCTGGCTATCGTTCCTGCTGGTTGGCTGGCTCATGTACGGCGGGGTAGGCGGCACCCAGTTTACGCTGGAGGGAAAGCTTCGGGCGTGGGTGTCCGGACAGTTGATTGCCACATTTGCATCCTTACCCTTGCTGGTGTTTCTATTCGGGCAGTTTCCGCTCACCTCTTTGCCTGCCAATGCAATTGCGATTCCAGTGGTAGGCAGTGTAGCGACACCGCTTGCACTGATTGGGATGCTGGATCCGAGCGGGGTCTTACTGCATCTGTCTCATCTTCTGATTCAGATCGCATTTGATCTGGCTGACGTCATGGCACCGCCTTCAACCGTCGTCATGCTGGCGCAGCCCACAGGTTGGACGCTTGCGCTGGCTCTGCTGGGTCTGTTTGCGCTGTTGTCTCCGCTTGATGGATCGATTCGTCTTCTGGGCGCAGTGTGCATGCTGCCCGTTATGTTTCCGCGTGTCCCTGACATACAGGGTGAGGAATGTATCGCGCATGTACTGGACGTCAGCCCCGGCTGGGCGGTGGTGTTGCAAACCTCGGATCGAACGACAGTCGTTGCAGGCGGTAATCCCATCCAGAGCGCACGAGCACTGACGCCCGCTCTGCGCGCAATCGGCGTCAAGCACATTGATGAACTGATGGTGGATTCGGCATCTCAGCCCCTAAAGCAGGTGATAGATGCAGAACACATGTGGTTGCTTCGACTTCCTGATTGGCTGGAAGAACATGAGCCATGTGCACCAAGATCATGGCGCAAAGATCAATCCCTGCAATCCGTCCTGTTTGGTGAGATGAAGGACGAGCAGTCAATATCAATGTGCGCGCTGGTATGGCGATCCGCTTCTGCGATGCTGTTGCTTGTGCCGCCGGGCAGCCAGTTCAGCATGCCGGTGGATAGCAATACGGTACAAATCGGTGAGGGCACGCCGTCGCTGCTGGGGCAACCTGATTGGCTAATCACCCTGAATGATTCGGTTCCACGGTCCGGGCGACAATTGAATCCCACAGTGTCAGGCGCAATTACCCTCAGGCTGAAACAGGGGACGTGGCAGGTGAGCACCCTGCGACAATCATCGAAACGATACTGGCGCAGGGTGGGGGAGACCAATACTTATACGATGTCTAGGTGA
- the erpA gene encoding iron-sulfur cluster insertion protein ErpA has protein sequence MNATTDIPTPFVFTDNAAAKVAELIAEEGNPDLKLRVFVTGGGCSGFQYGFTFDEIANDDDSAYTKNGVTLLIDPMSYQYLVGAEIDYVDSIEGSQFTIKNPNAQSTCGCGSSFSV, from the coding sequence ATGAACGCCACCACCGATATCCCGACACCCTTTGTGTTTACCGACAATGCAGCTGCCAAGGTGGCCGAACTGATCGCAGAGGAAGGCAATCCTGACCTGAAGCTGCGCGTGTTCGTAACTGGCGGCGGTTGCTCCGGCTTCCAGTACGGTTTCACTTTCGACGAAATCGCCAACGATGACGATTCGGCCTACACCAAGAATGGCGTCACCCTGCTGATCGATCCGATGAGCTACCAGTATTTGGTCGGCGCAGAAATCGATTACGTTGACAGCATCGAAGGCTCGCAATTCACCATCAAGAATCCGAATGCGCAATCCACCTGTGGCTGCGGTTCGTCTTTCTCGGTTTAA